The following coding sequences are from one Daphnia pulex isolate KAP4 chromosome 11, ASM2113471v1 window:
- the LOC124207457 gene encoding serine/threonine-protein kinase/endoribonuclease IRE2-like isoform X1 — protein MAQRRGQTNWTYLFNTEIAYSTSKEDFLGQGSSGSVRRGLFKGNKVAVKKVLKDMSAAPIKEKREIYLQGQLKHINVLPIITTTEDEEFRYIVLPLCFGTLGDVINRTYKGPKLLPDLATDLLVLSHIADGLDYIHSRNLIHRDIKPDNILIYRDGFVKLSDFGLSKQVNDRGTCSLSGLKGTLIWMAPEFRGNIEDARVSSKSDVFPCGCVFFVFLQRNNVKGGIHPFGDRKNHTEIQFNILRDNPVNIKMLDTGCNEYTLIEGMIRHDPRDRSSMTQVKQLIKEYSQIVSARKCPQNITAQEENTAVVFGCPAAPLSAPSEPSHQRNYSSPYPQQHPMYAAGPSSAANHHLPNYSGGPCYPYYPQQQPAHPAVGNSMYTGGPPVGFNPSAISGTPYQGSFNGYPGIRNSVGVLPPCPGGSSFGGYGQRQPPQQPMYNVAHFYRPPYHEQYRPKRHQQDSSCSDDEEDSDSN, from the exons ATGGCTCAAAGAAGAGGCCAAACGAACTGGACATACCTTTTCAATACTGAAATAGCATACTCGACATCGAAAGAAGACTTTCTTGGTCAGGGTAGTTCCGGTTCTGTTCGTCGTGGCCTTTTCAAAGGGAACAAAGTCGCTGTTAAGAAAGTTCTAAAAGATATGTCAGCAGCACccatcaaagagaaaagggaaatctATTTGCAAGGACAACTGAAACACATAAATGTTTTACCAAttataacaacaacagaggATGAAGAATTTAG GTACATTGTACTGCCACTATGTTTTGGGACACTCGGAGATGTTATCAACCGAACTTATAAGGGGCCTAAACTGCTGCCCGATCTTGCGACTGATCTTCTTGTTTTATCTCATATAGCCGATGGTCTCGACTACATCCACTCGAGAAATCTTATCCATCGCGACATTAAACCGgacaatattttaatttaccgGGATGGCTTCGTGAAATTGTCGGATTTTGGTCTGAGCAAGCAGGTCAACGATCGTGGAACATGCTCCCTTAGTGGACTTAAAGGAACTCTGATATGGATGGCACCGGAATTTCGTGGTAATATAGAGGATGCCAGAGTATCATCGAAGAGTGACGTCTTCCCGTGCGGCTGcgtctttttcgttttcctccAACGGAATAATGTGAAAGGAGGAATCCACCCGTTTGGAGATAGGAAAAACCACACTGAAATTCAGTTCAATATCCTCCGTGACAATCCAGTTAACATCAAAA TGTTAGATACTGGATGCAATGAGTATACTCTAATCGAAGGAATGATTCGACATGATCCAAGGGATCGATCGTCTATGACACAAGTTAAACAGCTGATCAAGGAATATTCCCAAATTGTTTCTGCTCGGAAGTGCCCTCAGAACATTACAGCCCAGGAAGAGAACACTGCTGTGGTGTTTGGGTGCCCTGCTGCTCCGCTTTCGGCTCCAAGCGAACCAAGTCACCAACGAAATTATTCCAGCCCTTACCCTCAACAACATCCTATGTATGCTGCTGGACCTTCATCAGCAGCTAACCATCACTTACCAAATTATTCCGGCGGACCCTGCTACCCGTACTACCCTCAACAGCAACCAGCACATCCGGCTGTTGGCAATTCCATGTACACTGGCGGGCCTCCTGTGGGCTTTAACCCGAGTGCCATAAGCGGAACTCCGTACCAAGGAAGCTTCAACGGTTATCCAGGAATTAGAAATTCGGTTGGGGTCCTGCCCCCTTGTCCAGGAGGATCATCGTTTGGTGGCTATGGGCAACGACAACCGCCGC
- the LOC124207457 gene encoding aurora kinase A-like isoform X2 — protein MSAAPIKEKREIYLQGQLKHINVLPIITTTEDEEFRYIVLPLCFGTLGDVINRTYKGPKLLPDLATDLLVLSHIADGLDYIHSRNLIHRDIKPDNILIYRDGFVKLSDFGLSKQVNDRGTCSLSGLKGTLIWMAPEFRGNIEDARVSSKSDVFPCGCVFFVFLQRNNVKGGIHPFGDRKNHTEIQFNILRDNPVNIKMLDTGCNEYTLIEGMIRHDPRDRSSMTQVKQLIKEYSQIVSARKCPQNITAQEENTAVVFGCPAAPLSAPSEPSHQRNYSSPYPQQHPMYAAGPSSAANHHLPNYSGGPCYPYYPQQQPAHPAVGNSMYTGGPPVGFNPSAISGTPYQGSFNGYPGIRNSVGVLPPCPGGSSFGGYGQRQPPQQPMYNVAHFYRPPYHEQYRPKRHQQDSSCSDDEEDSDSN, from the exons ATGTCAGCAGCACccatcaaagagaaaagggaaatctATTTGCAAGGACAACTGAAACACATAAATGTTTTACCAAttataacaacaacagaggATGAAGAATTTAG GTACATTGTACTGCCACTATGTTTTGGGACACTCGGAGATGTTATCAACCGAACTTATAAGGGGCCTAAACTGCTGCCCGATCTTGCGACTGATCTTCTTGTTTTATCTCATATAGCCGATGGTCTCGACTACATCCACTCGAGAAATCTTATCCATCGCGACATTAAACCGgacaatattttaatttaccgGGATGGCTTCGTGAAATTGTCGGATTTTGGTCTGAGCAAGCAGGTCAACGATCGTGGAACATGCTCCCTTAGTGGACTTAAAGGAACTCTGATATGGATGGCACCGGAATTTCGTGGTAATATAGAGGATGCCAGAGTATCATCGAAGAGTGACGTCTTCCCGTGCGGCTGcgtctttttcgttttcctccAACGGAATAATGTGAAAGGAGGAATCCACCCGTTTGGAGATAGGAAAAACCACACTGAAATTCAGTTCAATATCCTCCGTGACAATCCAGTTAACATCAAAA TGTTAGATACTGGATGCAATGAGTATACTCTAATCGAAGGAATGATTCGACATGATCCAAGGGATCGATCGTCTATGACACAAGTTAAACAGCTGATCAAGGAATATTCCCAAATTGTTTCTGCTCGGAAGTGCCCTCAGAACATTACAGCCCAGGAAGAGAACACTGCTGTGGTGTTTGGGTGCCCTGCTGCTCCGCTTTCGGCTCCAAGCGAACCAAGTCACCAACGAAATTATTCCAGCCCTTACCCTCAACAACATCCTATGTATGCTGCTGGACCTTCATCAGCAGCTAACCATCACTTACCAAATTATTCCGGCGGACCCTGCTACCCGTACTACCCTCAACAGCAACCAGCACATCCGGCTGTTGGCAATTCCATGTACACTGGCGGGCCTCCTGTGGGCTTTAACCCGAGTGCCATAAGCGGAACTCCGTACCAAGGAAGCTTCAACGGTTATCCAGGAATTAGAAATTCGGTTGGGGTCCTGCCCCCTTGTCCAGGAGGATCATCGTTTGGTGGCTATGGGCAACGACAACCGCCGC